A DNA window from Synchiropus splendidus isolate RoL2022-P1 chromosome 2, RoL_Sspl_1.0, whole genome shotgun sequence contains the following coding sequences:
- the LOC128754383 gene encoding neuronal acetylcholine receptor subunit alpha-3-like isoform X2 codes for MLPPTDTWTLLLLTLVGFTVRDCFSSKAEDRLFRKLFRRYNQFIRPVENVSDPVSVEFELSISQLVKVDEVNQIMETNLWLRHIWNDYKLQWKPVEFDGIEFIRVPSNKIWRPDIVLYNNAVGDFLVEDKTKALLKFDGTITWVPPAIFKSSCPMDITYFPFDYQNCSMKFGSWTYDKAKIDLVLIGSKVNLKDFWESGEWEIIDAPGYKHDIKYNCCEEIYTDITYSFYIRRLPLFYTINLIIPCLLISFLTVLVFYLPSDCGEKVTLCISVLLSLTVFLLVITETIPSTSLVIPLIGEYLLFTMIFVTLSIVITVFVLNVHYRTPMTHTMPCWVRTVFLKVLPRFMLMRRPIDADGKAGGLDSSGEAGGAGGGGGGGGGKGGKKRKNSLMQVAAGSLNSLEFGDSKLSSMERCSGKKCSFHHSRETIETTDTGNMTRQMSLQSINSVVAFSVLSPEVKQAVESVKYIAENMRSRNKAKEVEDDWKYVAMVIDRIFLWVFVTVCVLGTVGLFLQPLFGFVS; via the exons ATGCTGCCGCCGACGGACACATGGACGCTGCTGTTGCTGACGCTCGTTGGTTTCACCGTCCGAG ATTGCTTCTCCTCCAAGGCAGAGGACCGACTGTTCAGGAAGCTGTTCAGACGATACAATCAGTTCATCCGACCGGTGGAGAACGTCTCTGATCCCGTCAGCGTGGAGTTCGAGCTTTCCATCTCGCAGCTGGTCAAAGTT GATGAGGTGAATCAAATCATGGAGACCAATCTGTGGCTCAGACAT ATATGGAACGACTACAAGCTGCAGTGGAAGCCGGTGGAGTTCGACGGGATAGAGTTCATCCGAGTTCCATCCAACAAGATCTGGAGACCCGACATTGTTCTCTACAACAA TGCCGTCGGCGACTTCCTGGTGGAGGACAAAACCAAAGCGCTGCTCAAATTCGACGGCACCATCACGTGGGTGCCCCCGGCCATTTTCAAATCTTCCTGCCCCATGGACATCACCTACTTCCCCTTCGACTATCAGAACTGCTCCATGAAGTTCGGCTCCTGGACTTATGACAAAGCGAAGATTGACCTGGTGCTCATCGGGTCCAAG GTGAACCTCAAGGATTTCTGGGAAAGTGGCGAGTGGGAAATCATCGACGCTCCGGGCTACAAGCATGATATCAAATACAACTGCTGCGAGGAAATCTACACAGACATCACTTACTCTTTCTACATCCGGCGCCTGCCACTCTTCTACACCATCAACCTCATCATCCCCTGCCTCCTCATCTCTTTCCTCACGGTGCTGGTTTTCTATCTCCCGTCCGACTGTGGAGAGAAGGTCACGCTCTGTATCTCCGTCCTGCTCTCCCTCACTGTGTTCCTGCTGGTTATCACTGAGACCATCCCCTCTACGTCTCTGGTCATCCCTCTGATCGGAGAATACCTGCTCTTCACCATGATCTTCGTCACGCTCAGCATTGTCATCACAGTGTTTGTGCTCAACGTGCATTACCGCACGCCCATGACCCACACCATGCCGTGCTGGGTACGCACAGTGTTTCTCAAAGTGCTGCCGAGGTTCATGTTGATGCGGAGACCGATTGATGCCGACGGCAAAGCTGgggggttggacagcagtgggGAGGCAGGCGGagctggagggggaggaggaggcggaggagggaaaggagggaagaagaggaagaacagtTTGATGCAG GTAGCTGCAGGATCTCTCAATTCCCTGGAATTTGGAGACAGCAAGCTGTCGTCCATGGAGCGCTGCTCTGGGAAGAAGTGCTCCTTTCACCATTCCAGAGAAACGATCGAGACAACAGACACGGGAAACATGACACGACAGATGAGTCTGCAGAGCATCAACTCGGTCGTGGCCTTTTCGGTGCTGTCGCCTGAAGTCAAGCAGGCTGTCGAGAGTGTCAAGTACATCGCTGAGAACATGAGGAGCCGCAACAAGGCCAAAGAG gtGGAGGACGACTGGAAGTACGTCGCCATGGTGATTGACAGAATCTTCCTCTGGGTGTTTGTGACTGTGTGCGTCCTGGGGACAGTGGGCCTCTTCCTCCAGCCTCTGTTTGGCTTTGTCTCGTAA
- the LOC128754383 gene encoding neuronal acetylcholine receptor subunit alpha-3-like isoform X1: MLPPTDTWTLLLLTLVGFTVRDCFSSKAEDRLFRKLFRRYNQFIRPVENVSDPVSVEFELSISQLVKVDEVNQIMETNLWLRHIWNDYKLQWKPVEFDGIEFIRVPSNKIWRPDIVLYNNAVGDFLVEDKTKALLKFDGTITWVPPAIFKSSCPMDITYFPFDYQNCSMKFGSWTYDKAKIDLVLIGSKVNLKDFWESGEWEIIDAPGYKHDIKYNCCEEIYTDITYSFYIRRLPLFYTINLIIPCLLISFLTVLVFYLPSDCGEKVTLCISVLLSLTVFLLVITETIPSTSLVIPLIGEYLLFTMIFVTLSIVITVFVLNVHYRTPMTHTMPCWVRTVFLKVLPRFMLMRRPIDADGKAGGLDSSGEAGGAGGGGGGGGGKGGKKRKNSLMQQVAAGSLNSLEFGDSKLSSMERCSGKKCSFHHSRETIETTDTGNMTRQMSLQSINSVVAFSVLSPEVKQAVESVKYIAENMRSRNKAKEVEDDWKYVAMVIDRIFLWVFVTVCVLGTVGLFLQPLFGFVS, encoded by the exons ATGCTGCCGCCGACGGACACATGGACGCTGCTGTTGCTGACGCTCGTTGGTTTCACCGTCCGAG ATTGCTTCTCCTCCAAGGCAGAGGACCGACTGTTCAGGAAGCTGTTCAGACGATACAATCAGTTCATCCGACCGGTGGAGAACGTCTCTGATCCCGTCAGCGTGGAGTTCGAGCTTTCCATCTCGCAGCTGGTCAAAGTT GATGAGGTGAATCAAATCATGGAGACCAATCTGTGGCTCAGACAT ATATGGAACGACTACAAGCTGCAGTGGAAGCCGGTGGAGTTCGACGGGATAGAGTTCATCCGAGTTCCATCCAACAAGATCTGGAGACCCGACATTGTTCTCTACAACAA TGCCGTCGGCGACTTCCTGGTGGAGGACAAAACCAAAGCGCTGCTCAAATTCGACGGCACCATCACGTGGGTGCCCCCGGCCATTTTCAAATCTTCCTGCCCCATGGACATCACCTACTTCCCCTTCGACTATCAGAACTGCTCCATGAAGTTCGGCTCCTGGACTTATGACAAAGCGAAGATTGACCTGGTGCTCATCGGGTCCAAG GTGAACCTCAAGGATTTCTGGGAAAGTGGCGAGTGGGAAATCATCGACGCTCCGGGCTACAAGCATGATATCAAATACAACTGCTGCGAGGAAATCTACACAGACATCACTTACTCTTTCTACATCCGGCGCCTGCCACTCTTCTACACCATCAACCTCATCATCCCCTGCCTCCTCATCTCTTTCCTCACGGTGCTGGTTTTCTATCTCCCGTCCGACTGTGGAGAGAAGGTCACGCTCTGTATCTCCGTCCTGCTCTCCCTCACTGTGTTCCTGCTGGTTATCACTGAGACCATCCCCTCTACGTCTCTGGTCATCCCTCTGATCGGAGAATACCTGCTCTTCACCATGATCTTCGTCACGCTCAGCATTGTCATCACAGTGTTTGTGCTCAACGTGCATTACCGCACGCCCATGACCCACACCATGCCGTGCTGGGTACGCACAGTGTTTCTCAAAGTGCTGCCGAGGTTCATGTTGATGCGGAGACCGATTGATGCCGACGGCAAAGCTGgggggttggacagcagtgggGAGGCAGGCGGagctggagggggaggaggaggcggaggagggaaaggagggaagaagaggaagaacagtTTGATGCAG CAGGTAGCTGCAGGATCTCTCAATTCCCTGGAATTTGGAGACAGCAAGCTGTCGTCCATGGAGCGCTGCTCTGGGAAGAAGTGCTCCTTTCACCATTCCAGAGAAACGATCGAGACAACAGACACGGGAAACATGACACGACAGATGAGTCTGCAGAGCATCAACTCGGTCGTGGCCTTTTCGGTGCTGTCGCCTGAAGTCAAGCAGGCTGTCGAGAGTGTCAAGTACATCGCTGAGAACATGAGGAGCCGCAACAAGGCCAAAGAG gtGGAGGACGACTGGAAGTACGTCGCCATGGTGATTGACAGAATCTTCCTCTGGGTGTTTGTGACTGTGTGCGTCCTGGGGACAGTGGGCCTCTTCCTCCAGCCTCTGTTTGGCTTTGTCTCGTAA
- the LOC128753498 gene encoding neuronal acetylcholine receptor subunit beta-2-like isoform X1, which yields MTTNVWLSQEWNDYRLSWDPEKYGGIKKLRIPSKHIWLPDIVLYNNADGVYEVSFYCNAVVSNTGDIFWLPPAIYKSACAIEVQNFPFDQQNCTMKFRSWTYDHTELDLILTSDYASRDDFTPSGEWDIVSLPARKNEDPNDITYLDITYDFVIQRKPLFYTINMIIPCILITSLAILVFYLPSDCGEKMTLCISVLLALTVFLLLISKIVPPTSLAVPLIGKYLMFTMVLVTFSIVTTVCVLNVHHRSPSTHHMPNWVNRLFLVQLPTLLLMRRPGSFKVRDKLRRETASSAADKRGKAKSKTEAESYYVNEEFANRFYWKLGELPDGGGGGSDFRKPLSSQLEAHLEEAVEGVKYIAEHMKTEDDDDGIIEDWKYVAMVIDRLFLWIFILVCVVGTLGLFMQPLFQSYNTPTADEAEYGDF from the exons ATGACAACCAACGTGTGGCTCTCCCAG GAGTGGAACGACTACAGACTCAGTTGGGACCCGGAAAAATACGGAGGCATCAAGAAACTGCGAATCCCATCCAAGCACATCTGGCTCCCGGACATCGTCCTCTATAACAA TGCCGACGGGGTGTATGAGGTCTCTTTCTACTGCAACGCCGTGGTCTCTAACACCGGCGACATCTTCTGGCTGCCCCCTGCCATCTATAAATCAGCCTGTGCCATTGAAGTGCAGAACTTCCCGTTCGACCAACAGAACTGCACCATGAAGTTCCGCTCGTGGACCTACGACCACACGGAGCTGGATCTGATTCTCACCAGCGACTATGCCAGCCGGGACGACTTCACCCCAAGCGGGGAGTGGGACATCGTATCCCTTCCCGCGCGTAAGAACGAAGACCCCAATGACATCACGTACCTGGACATCACCTATGACTTTGTGATCCAGAGGAAGCCGCTGTTCTATACCATCAACATGATCATCCCTTGCATCCTGATCACCTCTCTGGCCATCCTGGTCTTCTACCTGCCGTCAGACTGCGGGGAGAAGATGACGCTGTGCATCTCTGTGCTGCTAGCTCTCACTGTGTTCCTGCTGCTTATTTCCAAAATTGTACCTCCAACATCCTTGGCTGTTCCTTTGATAG GGAAATACCTCATGTTCACTATGGTCCTGGTGACCTTCTCCATCGTGACCACCGTATGCGTCCTCAACGTTCACCATCGCTCCCCTTCGACCCACCACATGCCCAACTGGGTAAACCGACTCTTTTTAGTCCAGCTTCCAACCTTGCTTCTGATGAGGCGACCAGGCTCTTTCAAGGTCCGAGACAAGCTCCGTCGAGAGACCGCCTCCTCCGCCGCCGACAAGAGGGGGAAAGCGAAGAGCAAAACGGAGGCGGAGTCCTATTATGTGAATGAAGAATTTGCTAACCGATTCTACTGGAAGTTGGGGGAGCTTCCAGATGGAGGTGGGGGTGGCTCAGACTTCAGGAAGCCGTTAAGTTCTCAGCTGGAGGCTCATCTGGAGGAAGCAGTGGAGGGAGTGAAATACATCGCagaacacatgaagacagaagacgACGATGACGGG ATAATAGAGGACTGGAAGTACGTCGCCATGGTGATAGACCGTCTGTTCCTGTGGATCTtcatccttgtgtgtgtggtgggaacTTTGGGGCTCTTCATGCAGCCGCTGTTCCAGAGTTACAACACACCAACCGCTGATGAGGCAGA GTATGGGGATTTTTAG
- the LOC128753498 gene encoding neuronal acetylcholine receptor subunit beta-2-like isoform X2, which translates to MTTNVWLSQEWNDYRLSWDPEKYGGIKKLRIPSKHIWLPDIVLYNNADGVYEVSFYCNAVVSNTGDIFWLPPAIYKSACAIEVQNFPFDQQNCTMKFRSWTYDHTELDLILTSDYASRDDFTPSGEWDIVSLPARKNEDPNDITYLDITYDFVIQRKPLFYTINMIIPCILITSLAILVFYLPSDCGEKMTLCISVLLALTVFLLLISKIVPPTSLAVPLIGKYLMFTMVLVTFSIVTTVCVLNVHHRSPSTHHMPNWVNRLFLVQLPTLLLMRRPGSFKVRDKLRRETASSAADKRGKAKSKTEAESYYVNEEFANRFYWKLGELPDGGGGGSDFRKPLSSQLEAHLEEAVEGVKYIAEHMKTEDDDDGIIEDWKYVAMVIDRLFLWIFILVCVVGTLGLFMQPLFQSYNTPTADEAESAPGVYRPWGKARTRRRDLAREQRLCFPRGMIKRF; encoded by the exons ATGACAACCAACGTGTGGCTCTCCCAG GAGTGGAACGACTACAGACTCAGTTGGGACCCGGAAAAATACGGAGGCATCAAGAAACTGCGAATCCCATCCAAGCACATCTGGCTCCCGGACATCGTCCTCTATAACAA TGCCGACGGGGTGTATGAGGTCTCTTTCTACTGCAACGCCGTGGTCTCTAACACCGGCGACATCTTCTGGCTGCCCCCTGCCATCTATAAATCAGCCTGTGCCATTGAAGTGCAGAACTTCCCGTTCGACCAACAGAACTGCACCATGAAGTTCCGCTCGTGGACCTACGACCACACGGAGCTGGATCTGATTCTCACCAGCGACTATGCCAGCCGGGACGACTTCACCCCAAGCGGGGAGTGGGACATCGTATCCCTTCCCGCGCGTAAGAACGAAGACCCCAATGACATCACGTACCTGGACATCACCTATGACTTTGTGATCCAGAGGAAGCCGCTGTTCTATACCATCAACATGATCATCCCTTGCATCCTGATCACCTCTCTGGCCATCCTGGTCTTCTACCTGCCGTCAGACTGCGGGGAGAAGATGACGCTGTGCATCTCTGTGCTGCTAGCTCTCACTGTGTTCCTGCTGCTTATTTCCAAAATTGTACCTCCAACATCCTTGGCTGTTCCTTTGATAG GGAAATACCTCATGTTCACTATGGTCCTGGTGACCTTCTCCATCGTGACCACCGTATGCGTCCTCAACGTTCACCATCGCTCCCCTTCGACCCACCACATGCCCAACTGGGTAAACCGACTCTTTTTAGTCCAGCTTCCAACCTTGCTTCTGATGAGGCGACCAGGCTCTTTCAAGGTCCGAGACAAGCTCCGTCGAGAGACCGCCTCCTCCGCCGCCGACAAGAGGGGGAAAGCGAAGAGCAAAACGGAGGCGGAGTCCTATTATGTGAATGAAGAATTTGCTAACCGATTCTACTGGAAGTTGGGGGAGCTTCCAGATGGAGGTGGGGGTGGCTCAGACTTCAGGAAGCCGTTAAGTTCTCAGCTGGAGGCTCATCTGGAGGAAGCAGTGGAGGGAGTGAAATACATCGCagaacacatgaagacagaagacgACGATGACGGG ATAATAGAGGACTGGAAGTACGTCGCCATGGTGATAGACCGTCTGTTCCTGTGGATCTtcatccttgtgtgtgtggtgggaacTTTGGGGCTCTTCATGCAGCCGCTGTTCCAGAGTTACAACACACCAACCGCTGATGAGGCAGA AAGTGCTCCTGGCGTATACAGACCTTGGGGTAAAGCGAGGACACGTCGCAGGGACTTGGCCAGAGAGCAGCGCCTCTGTTTTCCACGCGGAATGATAAAGAGATTCTAA